One Spirochaeta africana DSM 8902 genomic window carries:
- a CDS encoding ABC transporter permease gives MSTVAKLVMLYENIAMSFRSIKANKIRSLLTALGVLIGVASVIGLTALGQGTRVSVEERLGQLGANLLIVYSGEPRGTSLVRTRTTNIAPRLTPADLQMIRDLPPELVSRIAVESSMNGQIKFERLNTAAAVIGTDTSYPAVRNFRPVYGSFFTDADMANRARVAVIGVQIYRELFPDGADPVGQTIRVNNLPYRITGIMEEKGSPAQDAAVFIPFSTFQRSHSGQENYAMFNIQAASPEIMYELQEVIEQNMLRLRRLPGMDLADFYIANQQDVIGTMTAVTDTFTLLLGGIAAISLLVGGIGIMNIMLVSVTERTREIGVRMALGATPQHILTQFLTEAVLLGAGGGLAGIASGYGISWGAQRFGGLVSVVSPDSVLLAFGFAVLTGLFFGGYPAWRASRLDPIEALRYE, from the coding sequence ATGAGCACTGTTGCCAAACTGGTTATGCTGTACGAAAACATCGCGATGTCGTTTCGCAGCATCAAGGCCAACAAGATCCGCAGCCTGCTAACCGCCTTGGGGGTTCTGATCGGGGTCGCGTCGGTTATCGGCTTGACCGCACTCGGGCAGGGGACACGGGTATCGGTTGAGGAACGCCTGGGACAGCTCGGGGCAAACCTGCTGATAGTCTATTCAGGGGAGCCTCGCGGGACCTCCCTGGTGCGTACCCGTACCACAAACATTGCCCCGCGGCTTACCCCGGCTGATCTGCAGATGATTCGGGATCTGCCGCCGGAGCTGGTCTCGCGAATCGCGGTCGAGTCATCGATGAACGGCCAGATCAAGTTTGAACGATTAAATACTGCCGCTGCAGTAATCGGGACAGATACCAGCTATCCTGCGGTACGGAATTTCCGGCCGGTCTATGGCAGCTTTTTCACCGATGCAGACATGGCCAATCGTGCCCGGGTAGCTGTTATCGGTGTACAGATCTATCGTGAATTGTTTCCCGATGGGGCGGATCCGGTGGGGCAGACCATACGGGTGAACAATCTCCCGTACCGCATAACCGGGATCATGGAAGAAAAAGGGTCTCCGGCGCAGGATGCAGCGGTTTTCATCCCGTTCTCTACCTTTCAGCGCAGCCATTCCGGGCAGGAAAACTATGCCATGTTCAACATCCAGGCAGCATCACCGGAGATTATGTACGAGCTGCAGGAGGTTATCGAGCAGAACATGCTGCGTCTGCGCCGGCTTCCCGGCATGGACCTGGCAGATTTTTATATTGCCAACCAGCAGGATGTGATTGGCACCATGACAGCGGTGACGGATACCTTCACGCTCCTGCTGGGGGGGATTGCCGCAATCAGCCTTCTGGTGGGCGGTATCGGGATAATGAACATTATGCTGGTTTCGGTTACCGAACGTACCCGTGAAATCGGTGTCCGCATGGCTCTGGGAGCAACACCGCAGCATATACTGACCCAATTTCTGACTGAGGCAGTACTGCTTGGTGCCGGGGGTGGTCTGGCAGGGATAGCATCGGGATACGGGATCTCCTGGGGGGCACAACGGTTCGGCGGGCTGGTATCGGTGGTTTCCCCCGACTCGGTACTGCTGGCCTTCGGATTTGCGGTACTGACCGGGCTGTTTTTTGGCGGGTACCCAGCCTGGCGGGCTTCGCGTCTGGACCCCATCGAGGCACTGAGATATGAGTAG
- a CDS encoding ABC transporter ATP-binding protein produces MMDVRSLHKEYWMGPSRIKALNGVTFRIDRGEFVAIAGPSGSGKSTLMNILGCLDTPSAGSYFLAGDEASGLSTEQLAATRNRHIGFVFQSFNLLPRANALENVELPLVYRGMPARQRREAAGAVLDLVGLSDRLQHLPSELSGGQRQRVAIARALVGNPAVVLADEPTGALDTHTGEEIMRLFTSLQQRGVTLIMVTHDQDLANRAERVIRLLDGRIVSDSRRAE; encoded by the coding sequence ATGATGGATGTACGCAGCCTGCACAAGGAGTACTGGATGGGCCCCAGTCGTATCAAGGCCCTGAACGGGGTGACCTTTCGAATCGATCGTGGAGAGTTTGTCGCCATTGCGGGTCCCAGCGGATCAGGTAAATCAACCCTGATGAACATCCTTGGCTGCCTTGATACCCCGAGTGCCGGCAGCTACTTTCTCGCTGGTGATGAGGCATCGGGACTGAGTACCGAACAGCTGGCGGCAACCCGCAATCGGCATATCGGGTTCGTGTTCCAAAGCTTTAATCTTCTCCCGCGGGCGAATGCCCTGGAAAATGTGGAGCTCCCGCTGGTGTATCGGGGGATGCCGGCCAGACAACGGCGGGAGGCTGCCGGTGCAGTGCTGGATCTGGTCGGGCTCTCGGATCGTCTGCAGCATCTGCCAAGCGAATTGTCCGGAGGGCAACGGCAGCGAGTGGCCATTGCCCGGGCACTGGTTGGTAATCCTGCGGTTGTGCTTGCAGATGAGCCGACAGGGGCGCTGGACACCCACACCGGTGAGGAGATTATGCGATTGTTTACCTCGCTGCAGCAGCGCGGGGTCACGCTGATAATGGTTACCCATGACCAGGATCTCGCGAATCGGGCCGAACGGGTGATACGATTGCTGGATGGAAGGATCGTATCGGATTCACGGAGGGCGGAATGA
- a CDS encoding efflux RND transporter periplasmic adaptor subunit, with translation MNRKKHRQHGRLRRKQTVGFSVVVIGLAVVAALYAGRRFQQGETAPDLALRTEEAVEGTVGVSIENPAQSVAHRIRVLRAGAGGEVAWIAAPGYTVSAGDPLVEFAPEQAERRLELARIAVQEARIQLAQHQATREQAARLLQERESLAAAGAVSSEQVQSARDQLRDVGYRVQSAELSLERARLSLVEAQQEYASVTVKAPFDGTVLSVSAAEGDWVGQNSSLLSFGDVSRLRFTAEVDEYDISRIVPGMPVNIRSVVMDGNPLRAEVVEISPEAEIVNNIALFRVSAVAENPDNRLKPGMTADMAIVLARDTGVVIPSTAVSTVRGRSYVEVQADDGTVESRRVEPGADDGNRVAVLEGLSAGERVIVPEASAELPSLIPAAADQTGSTSIIPVPGSAGTSGSAGSPGSPGGGSGGGGGGR, from the coding sequence ATGAACAGGAAGAAACATCGCCAGCACGGCAGGCTGCGGCGTAAACAGACAGTCGGGTTCAGTGTAGTAGTCATCGGGCTGGCAGTGGTGGCGGCACTGTATGCTGGCCGGAGATTCCAGCAGGGTGAGACTGCACCGGACCTTGCTCTCCGGACGGAGGAGGCCGTTGAGGGTACCGTCGGGGTGAGTATCGAGAATCCTGCACAGAGTGTGGCCCATCGCATTCGGGTGCTACGGGCAGGGGCAGGGGGCGAGGTAGCCTGGATTGCCGCCCCCGGGTATACGGTATCTGCCGGTGATCCATTGGTGGAGTTCGCCCCGGAGCAGGCAGAACGACGCCTGGAGCTGGCCCGAATTGCGGTACAGGAGGCTCGCATACAGCTGGCGCAGCATCAGGCTACCCGGGAACAGGCGGCGCGGCTGTTACAGGAACGGGAGTCCCTGGCTGCAGCGGGCGCGGTTTCCAGTGAACAGGTTCAGTCAGCACGGGATCAGCTGCGTGATGTCGGCTATCGGGTGCAGTCGGCCGAGCTGTCGCTGGAGAGGGCGCGATTGTCTCTGGTCGAGGCGCAGCAGGAGTATGCATCAGTCACGGTGAAGGCGCCATTCGATGGAACGGTTCTATCGGTATCAGCTGCAGAGGGTGACTGGGTTGGGCAGAACAGCTCGCTCCTCAGTTTCGGTGATGTAAGCCGCCTGCGATTCACTGCCGAGGTAGATGAATACGATATATCCCGGATTGTTCCTGGTATGCCGGTGAATATTCGCAGTGTGGTGATGGATGGCAATCCGCTGCGAGCAGAGGTGGTGGAGATCAGTCCCGAGGCCGAGATCGTAAACAACATAGCCCTGTTCAGGGTGTCAGCGGTGGCCGAAAATCCGGACAACCGCTTAAAGCCCGGCATGACTGCGGACATGGCGATTGTGCTGGCACGTGACACCGGGGTGGTTATCCCCTCGACGGCAGTGAGTACCGTACGGGGCCGCAGCTATGTAGAGGTTCAGGCCGACGACGGAACGGTTGAGTCCCGCCGGGTCGAACCTGGCGCGGATGACGGCAACCGGGTAGCCGTACTGGAGGGGCTTTCTGCCGGCGAGCGAGTGATCGTTCCCGAAGCCTCTGCAGAGTTGCCCTCCCTGATCCCGGCAGCGGCCGATCAGACCGGTTCTACCTCGATTATTCCGGTACCGGGATCCGCCGGGACATCCGGCAGCGCCGGGAGCCCTGGCAGTCCCGGCGGCGGGAGTGGCGGCGGTGGGGGTGGACGATGA
- a CDS encoding TolC family protein, which translates to MRVKRNKTGCHLQRNLLATALLILVAGVVIPQEIGVFLDRIAAVPVVVEARHSYEDAVRSLRAAEYRGDLLLGLDSGARHRLLEDEETQDRVDPSYGVSLDIPVMLSDSEQARLEQRRIELAVAEQHLLNARMEAFLQIFAAYTDLYLAQAELSLLEGELHAADQSWQRSRDLFAAGDIPLTDLLERDEDRHAAALALDAGVFAIQDAAARLQLLTGIEPDRTVSPRTHTAEWEPGQLPADPADQRSILLQNHPEVVQKTAATTIAGIHTQAVPSDVAVSLRVSWTADEHSFSASWGTARPVLGLGYSLQPGDGSRDSSAILSWSAGISWALGSGRSQALEAARAAEEYAHDRLDRVVQEAEAELAALQRDLQVAEGRRDAAARGVERATIYRDIAGTRAAAGQLLPGEESAAELAHERAVLRLERSEMELRQAEWRLVQYGGDLSLLPYAMRQFIQGGIE; encoded by the coding sequence ATGAGGGTAAAGCGAAATAAAACCGGGTGTCATCTGCAACGGAATCTGCTGGCCACAGCGCTTCTGATCCTTGTAGCGGGGGTGGTCATCCCACAGGAGATCGGGGTGTTTCTGGACAGGATTGCGGCAGTACCCGTGGTGGTTGAGGCACGGCACAGCTATGAGGATGCCGTGCGTTCCTTGCGTGCTGCGGAGTATCGCGGGGATCTTCTGCTTGGTCTGGATAGCGGTGCCAGACACCGGTTGTTGGAGGACGAAGAGACGCAGGATCGGGTTGATCCGTCGTATGGCGTATCACTGGATATTCCGGTGATGCTCTCCGACAGTGAACAGGCCCGGCTGGAGCAGCGCCGGATCGAGCTTGCGGTCGCCGAGCAGCATCTGCTAAATGCCCGGATGGAGGCGTTCCTCCAGATATTCGCAGCCTACACAGATCTGTATCTGGCTCAGGCTGAACTTTCTTTGCTGGAGGGGGAACTGCATGCGGCAGACCAGTCCTGGCAGCGATCCCGGGATCTGTTTGCTGCTGGTGATATCCCGCTTACCGATCTCCTTGAGCGTGACGAAGACCGGCATGCAGCCGCACTGGCCCTGGACGCCGGGGTGTTTGCTATCCAGGACGCGGCGGCCCGTTTACAGCTGCTGACCGGGATAGAACCGGACAGGACGGTTTCTCCGCGCACCCACACGGCAGAGTGGGAGCCTGGCCAGCTGCCTGCTGATCCGGCAGATCAGCGATCGATCCTGCTGCAGAATCACCCGGAGGTAGTCCAGAAAACAGCCGCGACCACCATTGCGGGTATCCACACACAAGCTGTCCCCTCTGATGTGGCGGTAAGTCTACGGGTTTCCTGGACAGCGGATGAGCATTCCTTTTCTGCTTCCTGGGGAACCGCGCGCCCTGTGCTGGGGCTTGGCTACAGTCTGCAACCGGGGGATGGCTCGCGCGACAGTTCAGCGATCCTGAGCTGGTCGGCCGGGATAAGCTGGGCGCTTGGTTCCGGGCGCTCGCAGGCATTGGAGGCCGCCCGTGCGGCTGAGGAGTATGCACATGACCGACTGGATCGGGTTGTGCAGGAGGCTGAGGCTGAGTTGGCTGCCTTGCAGCGGGATCTCCAGGTTGCGGAAGGGCGGCGGGATGCTGCCGCACGGGGTGTGGAGCGGGCCACGATATACCGGGATATTGCTGGAACCCGTGCTGCTGCCGGGCAGCTGCTGCCAGGTGAGGAATCTGCGGCCGAGCTTGCGCATGAGCGAGCCGTGCTGCGGCTTGAACGCAGCGAGATGGAATTGCGCCAGGCAGAATGGCGCCTGGTTCAGTATGGCGGCGATCTCTCGCTGCTGCCGTATGCAATGCGCCAATTTATACAGGGGGGGATTGAATGA
- a CDS encoding response regulator transcription factor, which yields MARIFVIEDNEGLRSTICSYLELEDHIAVPFSRLRGLEDAVRMQQPALLILDVMLPDGDGFIAARQLRRFSEVPIIFLTARTAESDRITGFEVGGDDYLVKPFSNKELMLRVRALLKRTAPLPIDAPGSRLLHLRLQHNPGESRLQLDPAGHRCRHNGTDVTLTAAEWKILNHLAGNPGVVVSRDRLLGVCLDYLAEGSERTIDTHIKNIRTKLGKQPWIETVRGFGYRFSGEPVDTSGDEHV from the coding sequence ATGGCCCGGATATTTGTGATCGAAGACAACGAAGGACTGCGCAGCACCATCTGCTCCTATCTGGAGCTTGAGGATCACATCGCTGTTCCCTTCTCCCGCCTGCGCGGACTGGAGGATGCCGTGCGTATGCAGCAGCCGGCCCTGCTGATCCTGGATGTGATGCTGCCGGACGGCGACGGCTTTATTGCTGCGCGGCAGCTGCGTCGCTTCTCCGAGGTGCCAATCATATTTCTGACTGCGCGTACCGCAGAGTCCGACCGGATCACCGGGTTCGAGGTCGGGGGCGACGACTACCTGGTCAAGCCCTTCTCCAACAAGGAGCTGATGCTGCGGGTACGGGCTCTGCTCAAACGTACCGCCCCGCTGCCGATCGACGCTCCCGGCAGCAGGCTGCTGCACCTGCGGCTCCAGCACAACCCCGGTGAGTCCCGGCTGCAGCTGGACCCGGCCGGCCACCGCTGCCGCCATAACGGTACCGATGTAACACTTACCGCAGCCGAGTGGAAGATACTGAACCACCTTGCGGGCAATCCCGGGGTGGTGGTGTCGCGTGATCGACTGTTGGGGGTCTGCCTGGATTATCTGGCCGAGGGATCCGAACGCACCATCGATACCCATATCAAGAATATCCGCACCAAGCTGGGCAAGCAGCCATGGATCGAGACTGTTCGCGGCTTCGGGTACCGGTTCTCCGGAGAACCGGTAGATACATCGGGGGATGAGCATGTATAG
- a CDS encoding HAMP domain-containing sensor histidine kinase, giving the protein MYSLFQRSFLAFLAGYTVLLVILGGSIAIGYRQSMQAWSAQRSGMIEQSARELLREHAGERRGMGPQSQAHPRSPGHAGMPGDTPFFVYDTDGNVIASSLPEGRRRELSVPDERRPIRSEDRILGYYAAAPAAFRNDAANRALTEALLRAAAAGIALGIAAALAAAWGFSRSLAAPAARVASGIDLIAHGSLAAPIPGGRTREIARIAQAANLLAQRLRSEQQLRSQWAQDVTHDLRTPVASIRTQLEAIVDGVYPLEPARISGTLQELARVEHLIADLDELMRLEEPGRPLQTDRIPAAGFTDALRQRFELELQQRSLEWRTSPGISEFIGDHDLLLRAVSNLIANAIRHAAPASTIDLEITGSRESVRLLVRNQGEVVPDEEIPHLFERLYRGEYARGTAGSGLGLTIARRIAELHHGSISMHSSRASGTVVTIEIPQHPASFTESS; this is encoded by the coding sequence ATGTATAGCCTGTTTCAGCGCAGCTTTCTGGCCTTTCTTGCCGGCTATACCGTTCTGCTGGTGATCCTTGGCGGGTCGATTGCGATCGGGTATCGCCAATCGATGCAGGCCTGGAGCGCCCAGCGCAGCGGGATGATCGAGCAGTCAGCCCGTGAGCTTTTACGGGAACACGCCGGAGAGCGGCGCGGCATGGGGCCACAGTCACAAGCACATCCCCGGAGCCCGGGGCATGCCGGCATGCCGGGCGACACCCCGTTCTTCGTCTACGATACCGACGGGAACGTCATTGCTTCCAGCCTGCCCGAGGGGCGTCGGCGCGAGCTCTCGGTGCCTGACGAGCGCCGGCCAATCCGCAGCGAGGACCGCATCCTCGGGTATTACGCCGCTGCCCCGGCGGCCTTCCGCAACGATGCGGCCAACCGGGCCCTTACCGAGGCGCTGCTGCGGGCGGCGGCGGCCGGGATAGCCCTGGGGATTGCGGCAGCGCTGGCTGCTGCCTGGGGGTTCTCGCGTTCGCTGGCCGCCCCGGCGGCCCGTGTTGCCAGTGGCATCGACCTGATCGCGCACGGCAGCCTGGCAGCACCAATCCCCGGCGGGCGCACCCGCGAGATAGCCCGCATCGCCCAGGCCGCCAACCTGCTGGCGCAGCGCCTGCGCAGCGAACAGCAGCTGCGCAGCCAGTGGGCGCAGGATGTAACCCATGATCTGCGCACCCCGGTGGCCTCGATCCGTACCCAGCTCGAGGCGATTGTTGACGGGGTATATCCGCTCGAGCCGGCCAGGATCAGCGGCACCCTGCAGGAGCTGGCCCGGGTTGAACACCTGATCGCGGATCTGGATGAGCTGATGCGGCTGGAAGAACCCGGGCGGCCACTGCAGACCGACCGGATACCAGCCGCCGGGTTCACCGACGCCCTGCGGCAGCGATTCGAACTGGAACTGCAGCAGCGCTCCCTCGAGTGGCGCACAAGCCCTGGAATCAGCGAGTTTATCGGCGACCACGATCTGCTGCTGCGGGCTGTATCCAATCTGATTGCCAACGCGATACGCCATGCAGCCCCAGCCAGCACCATCGACCTGGAGATCACCGGCTCCCGGGAAAGCGTCCGACTGCTGGTACGCAACCAGGGCGAGGTAGTGCCGGACGAAGAGATTCCGCACCTGTTCGAGCGGCTGTATCGCGGGGAATACGCCAGAGGCACAGCAGGATCCGGGCTTGGGCTGACGATTGCCCGCCGCATCGCCGAGCTGCACCACGGGAGCATCTCTATGCACAGCAGCCGCGCTTCCGGCACCGTGGTAACCATCGAGATCCCGCAGCACCCGGCGAGCTTCACTGAATCTTCATAA